ACACGAAAAAGAGGGAACAACAGGAATGGCGGCAGGTGAATTGAGGATAGAAAGATTGACAGATTCGGATCATTTTGTTTTATCGGGATCAAGAGATTTTTCTTATGATTATACCACGGGAAGCACATATGGTATGTATGAAATCACGGCAGTGAGTCTCTCCTGGGAGCATATGTTCATAAGAGAGTTCCGTGTTGTAGTGAACGGATCTCTGACAAAAAGGAAACCTGAAAGCAATTTTCAGAACGGCACCACTGACAGGTTTGCTAGTCTGATTTTAAGGTATATGCCGTTTGAGTGGATGACGGTTAATGGAACTTATACCAATCTTAATACACAGTATACGGAAATTAATGTTGAAGATGGGAATACAGATACTAGAAGAGAAAACCGATATATGATTGATATAGAGATGAGATATTGAACGAGCAGGAAAAAAAGATCAATCTTGAGGATATTCTGGATGCCCTTCAAAAGAAGTGGTACTGGGTAACTATTCCTTTCCTTTTTTTTACATTCCTGGGATTGTGGTTGTATTTGGTGCTTCCCAAGGAATATGAGAGTTCAACGCTTATATTTATAGAACCCCAGGAGATACCGTCGAATTATGTTGTTGCAACAGTAACTTCCGCGGTGGAAGAAAGGGTCAAGACACTTTCTCTCGAGGTGGTTTCCAGATCCAATCTTGAGCAGATAATCAATGAAATGAAACTCTACCCTAAAGAAAGGGCAAGAGGAGTGCCTATGGAGATCCTTGTCAATGCACTCCGAAAAAAGATAAATGTTAATGTAGCCAGCAGTGAAGGAGCAAGAGTATCCTCCTTTATAATAACTTTCAGCTGGTTTGATCCTGAAACAGCGGCAGATGTCACCAACAGGCTTGCATCTCTCATAATTGACAGCAATACGAAGATCAGGGCCTCAAAGGCATCGGAAACCACGGTCTTTCTGGAAAAGCAGCTTGAAGAATTGAAGGTGTCGCTCGAGGACTATGAGAAACAGCTTCAGGCATTCAAAAGCACCCACATGGGTCAATTGCCGGAACAGGTGCAGACCAATACAGCAACTCTTTTGAATCTGCAAAGCAATCTCGATACCATACAAAGGTCACTTACCGATGCAAGAAACAGGAAAATTAACCTTGAAGGCCAATTATCTCTGCTGGAAACTTCAAAGCCTGGTTCAACATCTTCTCAGAGGGACCAGAAAATAGCCGAGCTTAAAGAGAAACTTGAAGATCTCAAGAGCAATTATACAGCTGAACATCCTGAAATTATAAAACTTACGGATCAGATCAGGGAACTGGAATCAAAAAAAGAAGGCAGCTCATCCGAATTTTCAAACCCCAGAGCTACCGAATTAAGGATTCAGCTCAGGGCAACGAACAATGAGATTGCGGGTCTTGAGAGAGATGCAGGCAGGGTGAACGCCAAGATCAATCAGTATCAGGGAAGGCTTGAAAACGCACCGAAAATGGAGCAGGAACTGTCAATATTAATGAGGGATTATCAGATTACAAAGGATAATTATCAGAAACAGCTCGACAGACTTTTAGAAGCAAAACGTGCGGAAAATATGGAAAAACGGCAGCAGGGTGAACAGTTCAGGATACTTGATTTCGCCAAACCTTCTCAAAGCCCTACAAAGCCTGACCTGATTAAGATTATGCTGATATGTATTGCCATAGGTCTGGGTGCAGGGGCAGGAGTAATCCTTCTGATTGAAATGCAGGATTCTTCTATTAAAAGCATAAGTCAGCTCGAATCACTGGAAAACGGAATAACATGCATTTCTGCAATTCCTCTTTCTCTGACCGGAGAAGATAAAAAAATGCAGAAAAGAAAAACATTTGTTTTCATCGGTATAAACATTGCTCTGGTAATATTAGGCATTATTGCCGTGGCGGCTTCCTGGGTGCTTCATATTACAATCAATAAGCCGATGGGAATGTAGATGCGGTGAAATAAGGTGTATACTGAATTTTTCGGACTAAAGCTCAAACCGTTCAGTATAGCTCCTGACCCTAGATTTCTCTACATGAGCCATACGCATAAAGAAGCCCTTGCTCATCTTGTGTATGGTGTTAAGGAAAAAAGCGGTTTTGTAGTTATTACAGGGGAAGCCGGCACAGGAAAAACAACCCTTTTGAATGCCCTGCTCAATGGATTGCCTTCTGATATGCCTAAGGTCGTTATCAAGAACCCCAACATAACACAGGAAAACATCTACTATCTTATTGGTGAGGCCATAGGGATACCCGAAGAAATAAGGAACAGGAATCATATCAAAGAATTCGAGGAAAGACTCAGGCAAATAGGCGGTGCGGCCCTGATAGTTGATGAGGCTCAGGGGCTTTCAATTGCCATGCTCGAAGAAATAAGGCTTCTTTCCAATCTTGAAACTCCTGAGAGGAAACTTGTACATATTCTTCTGCTCGGACAGCAGGAACTCAACACAGTACTGAAAAGCCCCATGCTGAGGCAGATGAAACAGAGGATAAGCGTCAAATTTCACCTGGAGCCTCTCAATTATGAGGAGACAAAAGATTATATAAACCATAGACTTAGGGTGGCGGGTTATGAACCTAAAGAGACACCTATTTTCCCTTTGAGATCGATAAAAGAGATATATTCACTGACAAAAGGGTTTCCGCGCCTGATTAACACTCTGTGCGACAATGCCCTGCTGGCAGGATTTATCGAAGACAGGAAAGAGATATCTACTTCAATTATAAGAAAAGTTTTCCGCGAGATTGAGGCAAGCTACGGAAAAGAAAAAATACCGCTGAAAAAAAACCGGTTTGTCTTCGCACTGGTCGCAATTGCATTGGTGATCCTGGCTTCTGCTTCCTTATTTCTGAAATATGTGATCCCGGGATACATGCCCCGTGAAACAAAAAATCATATAGCAGCTGAGGATTCCAGTAAGAAAACTGTAGAACTGGAAGGAGATGTGCTTTCTCAGGCTTCAGGTGTTCCAGCGTCAGCTTTTGAAACGGGTGAACCTTTTAAGAGAGTAATCAAAGTCAAACCCGGGACATATCTTTCAGCAATTGCATCGGATTACTATGGGAAATCTTCTCCCGGGATAATCAATGCAATCAAGCTTGCAAATCCGAGGTTGAATGAAACAGATGGAGTTGATAAAAATGTTACGGTTGTTCTTCCCCCGCTTGAAACCATAAAAAGCCAGTATTACACTGTCTGCATCGCCTCGTATAATACAGGTGCCGAAGCAAGGCTGGTTTCCGATTCAATGTCTGCCAAAGGGATAGCTTCCGGGGTATTCCAGTATATTGATGAGAAGAAAAAGAGATGGTTTCTTGTGAATACTGGTGTTTTCCAGACAAAAGAAGAGGCGGAAATCAAGGCGGGTGATCTTATCGGTCAGGGATTTTTATATTCTAAACCCGTAAAGATAAATCTGGAGGGATGAATGGTTGACATATCCAAGGCCTTTGAAAAGACAGGTGAAAATTTATCTCCTGAACCCCATGAGAAAAAAACCGGCGGAGAGATTGAGTTTAAGATTGAAGATAAACTGGATGATCATCTGTACATGTATCATATGCCTTATACATATATTGCAGAGCAGATCCGCAAGATCAGAACATTCATTTATCACTCACCGTTATGGTCTGACAAAAAGGTGTTCATGGTAACCAGCTCTCTTCCCTCGGAAGGAAAATCCCTCATATCTTCAAACCTGGCAATTTCGATTGCCAGAGGAGAGGATAAGAATGTTATTCTCATTGAATGCGATTTGAGGAGGCCATCCTTATATAAGCTTTTCGGAAACAGGCCTGCCGCTGGTGTGGCCGACATTCTTCAGGGCAGGAAGACCCTTGATGAATGCCTTGTAAAAACGCCGGTTGAAAGGCTTGAAATGCTGCATGCGACAAAAGAACCGCCTTCAAATCCTTCTGAACTGCTGGAATCAAGAAACATGAGGCATCTGTTCGAAGAAATCAAAGAGAGATTTCCTCAGAGTTATCTCATTGTCGATACCCCCCCTGTGCAGGCAACTGTCGATCCGAAAGTCATATCCAAATATGTTGACGGCATAGTGTTTGTAGTAAAATACCGTTATGTAAGGCAGATGGATTACAAAGCATCAATATCGGCTATGCCAAGGGAAAAGATTGTCGGTACTGTATTGAATGCTGTTGATGCAATGCCGGCAACAATGTATAAATATAAGAAATATAATTATCACAAATACTATTGATTAAAACCGGCAGAAAATAATGTTCTATATCGGCCATTTTCCTGCCGATTAAGCGGTTAAATACCTTTGGAGAGGTCATGCTGAACCGGTTAATTGACAGTCTTTTTCCTCCGGGATGCCTTTTATGCTCAGCTATGAAAGATGTTGAGGACGGGGTGTGCAATAACTGCAGGAATCAAATGAACGAAGTTCCTGATCCTGTGTGTGACATTTGCGGCAAGCCGGTAGGAACATCAGGGGTATGTCTCACGTGTCTTGACAGTCCCCCCGGTTTTGAAAAAATTGTAACAGCATTCATATTTGAAGGGAAAACAAGGGAAGCGATACATGCCTTCAAATACAGAGGCAGGACGGGCCTCAAGAAATATTTTGGAAAGGTAATCCGGCAATCGTTGGTTAAAGCCGATATCAGGCCCGATGTCATAGCTTGCATACCGATGCACTGGACAAGGCTCTTTGTTAGAGGTTATAACCAGTCTGCATTAATAGCCGGAGAATTGGCAAAGCTGACTGGAGCAAGAGCCGGGTTTGATGTTCTGGTGAAAATACGGAATACAAAAACCCAGGCTGGTCTGGATAGAAAAGCAAGACACAAAAATATTAAAGGCTCTTTTCTGGCAAAGGGCGTCAAAGGCCTCAATGTACTTGTCGTTGATGATGTCATCACTACAGGGGAGACAGCCGGGGCCGCAGCCCTGGCCCTGAAGAAAGCCGGTGCTGATAAAGTTTATATCGCAGGAATCGGGAGAACTATGCCATGGTAGAAATGAAAAAAAGCCCGAAGTACCTAGAAGAAGTTACATTCAGCGATGACCTGATGCCCTGGCAAAAGGGCAAAATAGACTTTACACACTCCGAGCTTTTTCTGGGAAGATACAGCAAAGACGATTTGATGGGCATTATGGAAAAAACAGGCCTCATGAATGTGATAAGGAAGAAGGGGTATAAGGATATAATAATCACGATATCAAGAGAGGATTTTATTTCAAGACTCTA
The Desulfomonilia bacterium DNA segment above includes these coding regions:
- a CDS encoding CpsD/CapB family tyrosine-protein kinase → MVDISKAFEKTGENLSPEPHEKKTGGEIEFKIEDKLDDHLYMYHMPYTYIAEQIRKIRTFIYHSPLWSDKKVFMVTSSLPSEGKSLISSNLAISIARGEDKNVILIECDLRRPSLYKLFGNRPAAGVADILQGRKTLDECLVKTPVERLEMLHATKEPPSNPSELLESRNMRHLFEEIKERFPQSYLIVDTPPVQATVDPKVISKYVDGIVFVVKYRYVRQMDYKASISAMPREKIVGTVLNAVDAMPATMYKYKKYNYHKYY
- a CDS encoding double zinc ribbon domain-containing protein encodes the protein MLNRLIDSLFPPGCLLCSAMKDVEDGVCNNCRNQMNEVPDPVCDICGKPVGTSGVCLTCLDSPPGFEKIVTAFIFEGKTREAIHAFKYRGRTGLKKYFGKVIRQSLVKADIRPDVIACIPMHWTRLFVRGYNQSALIAGELAKLTGARAGFDVLVKIRNTKTQAGLDRKARHKNIKGSFLAKGVKGLNVLVVDDVITTGETAGAAALALKKAGADKVYIAGIGRTMPW
- a CDS encoding GNVR domain-containing protein, producing MNEQEKKINLEDILDALQKKWYWVTIPFLFFTFLGLWLYLVLPKEYESSTLIFIEPQEIPSNYVVATVTSAVEERVKTLSLEVVSRSNLEQIINEMKLYPKERARGVPMEILVNALRKKINVNVASSEGARVSSFIITFSWFDPETAADVTNRLASLIIDSNTKIRASKASETTVFLEKQLEELKVSLEDYEKQLQAFKSTHMGQLPEQVQTNTATLLNLQSNLDTIQRSLTDARNRKINLEGQLSLLETSKPGSTSSQRDQKIAELKEKLEDLKSNYTAEHPEIIKLTDQIRELESKKEGSSSEFSNPRATELRIQLRATNNEIAGLERDAGRVNAKINQYQGRLENAPKMEQELSILMRDYQITKDNYQKQLDRLLEAKRAENMEKRQQGEQFRILDFAKPSQSPTKPDLIKIMLICIAIGLGAGAGVILLIEMQDSSIKSISQLESLENGITCISAIPLSLTGEDKKMQKRKTFVFIGINIALVILGIIAVAASWVLHITINKPMGM
- a CDS encoding AAA family ATPase gives rise to the protein MYTEFFGLKLKPFSIAPDPRFLYMSHTHKEALAHLVYGVKEKSGFVVITGEAGTGKTTLLNALLNGLPSDMPKVVIKNPNITQENIYYLIGEAIGIPEEIRNRNHIKEFEERLRQIGGAALIVDEAQGLSIAMLEEIRLLSNLETPERKLVHILLLGQQELNTVLKSPMLRQMKQRISVKFHLEPLNYEETKDYINHRLRVAGYEPKETPIFPLRSIKEIYSLTKGFPRLINTLCDNALLAGFIEDRKEISTSIIRKVFREIEASYGKEKIPLKKNRFVFALVAIALVILASASLFLKYVIPGYMPRETKNHIAAEDSSKKTVELEGDVLSQASGVPASAFETGEPFKRVIKVKPGTYLSAIASDYYGKSSPGIINAIKLANPRLNETDGVDKNVTVVLPPLETIKSQYYTVCIASYNTGAEARLVSDSMSAKGIASGVFQYIDEKKKRWFLVNTGVFQTKEEAEIKAGDLIGQGFLYSKPVKINLEG